The Lepeophtheirus salmonis chromosome 1, UVic_Lsal_1.4, whole genome shotgun sequence genome has a segment encoding these proteins:
- the LOC121116654 gene encoding LOW QUALITY PROTEIN: matrix metalloproteinase-16-like (The sequence of the model RefSeq protein was modified relative to this genomic sequence to represent the inferred CDS: deleted 2 bases in 2 codons) yields the protein MSTLCYFIFSLFIVCIDSRPFTDDSSIEYLLKYGYVESSFRVRDGIQPALIRFQEFHGLDKTGTLDENTIHLMQQPRCGLPDFETDEEDSSNVRFRLRASKNKWNRNFLTYAIGSYAEELQLEKEGVHLQIREAFNKWSEVSGISFAESSSYRKADIQIDFFRGNHGDGYSFDGASGVLAHAFFPGSGGNIHFDDAETWQLKKTQTYISSLQQLYQIAVHEIGHSLGLTHSRDKTAVMAPVYNGWNDNIQLSNNDIKQIQRRYGTPKKIKAIVPKRNTPFDASRINFFD from the exons ATGTCGactctttgttattttattttctctctcttcaTTGTCTGTATCGACTCCCGTCCATTCACAGACGATTCGTCCATTGAATATTTACTAAAGTATGGCTATGTTGAAAGTTCTTTTAGAGTGCGAGATGGTATTCAACCGGCTTTAATTCGTTTCCAAGAATTTCATGGATTAGATAAAACAGGTACTTTGGATGAAAACACGATTCACCTAATGCAACAACCCCGTTGTGGCCTCCCC GACTTTGAGACAGACGAAGAGGACTCTTCAAATGTTCGCTTTCGACTACGTGCATCTAAGAACAAGTGgaatagaaattttttgaccTATGCCATAGGTAGCTATGCAGAGGAGCTTCAATTAGAGAAGGAAGGGGTTCATCTTCAAATAAGAGAGGCCTTCAACAAATGGAGTGAGGTTTCTGGGATTTCTTTTGCAGAATCATCATCATATAGAAAAGCCGATATTCAAATAGACTTTTTTAGAGGAAACCATGGGGATGGATACAGTTTTGATGGAGCAAGTGGAGTTTTGGCTCATGCTTTTTTCCCTGGATCTGGAGGCAATATTCACTTTGATGATGCTGAGACTTGGCAGCTAAAAAAAACCCAAACGTACATTTCGTCCCTACAA CAATTATATCAAATAGCTGTACATGAAATTGGTCATAGTTTGGGTTTAACACATTCCAGAGATAAGACTGCTGTCATGGCTCCGGTTTATAATGGTTGGaatgataatattcaattaagtaataatgatattaagCAGATTCAAAGACGATATGGTactccaaagaaaataaaagctatTGTTCCGAAAAGGAACACACCTTTTGACGCAAGTAGAATCAACTTTTTTGACTGA